From Algoriphagus sp. NG3, the proteins below share one genomic window:
- a CDS encoding sodium:solute symporter encodes MSGLDWVVLFGTLALIVTYGVYKTYGPKSLDSYLRGKNSMNWWTIGLSIMATQASAITFLSTPGQAYEDGMRFIQFYFGLPLAMIVISVVFIPIYYRLKVYTAYEFLENRFDLKTRTLAALLFIIQRGLAAGITIYAPAIILSTLLGWNLTFTNILIGSLVILYTVSGGTEAVSITQKQQMAVMMGGMILAGVIVIQLLPISFQEALHVAGKMDKLNMINFEFDISDRYNVWSGMTAAVFLFLSYFGTDQSQVQRYLSGQTLSQSRMGLIMNGFLKIPMQFIILFIGVMVFVFYQFFLPPVVFNKVQTDKLRASEYAGEFEGLERRYEENFEKSKASYLEMLEAIQLQDEGKEADIREKIIGLKSEQNSIRDEVKDLIVTNDPVAETRDTDYVFMRFVMDHLPKGVIGLLFAVIFSAAMSSTASELNALGSTSTVDLYKRSINRNGSDKHYLKSSKLFTAFWGLGAILFATYASLFENLIQAVNLLGSLFYGTILGIFLVAFFMKWVKGQAVFISALLSQALVLFVHFQNGDVVDGNLWDIGYLWYNPIGCLSVMLLAALIQLVIPPKTPKTS; translated from the coding sequence ATGAGCGGATTGGATTGGGTAGTGCTTTTTGGCACATTAGCGCTAATTGTTACTTACGGAGTTTATAAAACCTATGGGCCAAAGAGTTTAGATTCTTATCTACGAGGAAAGAACTCTATGAACTGGTGGACTATAGGTTTGTCAATTATGGCCACTCAAGCGTCTGCGATCACTTTTTTGAGCACTCCTGGGCAAGCCTATGAGGATGGTATGCGATTCATCCAGTTTTATTTCGGTTTGCCACTTGCGATGATCGTGATTTCTGTTGTGTTTATTCCTATCTACTACAGGCTGAAGGTCTATACAGCCTATGAGTTTCTGGAAAATAGGTTTGATCTGAAAACCAGAACTCTAGCCGCACTGCTTTTTATCATCCAGCGTGGCCTTGCTGCAGGAATCACCATATACGCACCGGCGATTATCCTTTCCACTTTATTGGGATGGAATCTCACCTTTACCAATATCCTGATAGGCTCACTCGTGATTCTATATACAGTTTCCGGAGGTACAGAAGCTGTCTCTATTACACAAAAACAGCAGATGGCTGTGATGATGGGAGGCATGATCCTGGCAGGGGTGATAGTAATCCAGCTTCTTCCAATATCCTTTCAGGAAGCCTTACATGTGGCAGGCAAGATGGATAAGCTGAACATGATAAACTTTGAATTCGATATTTCAGATCGATATAATGTCTGGTCAGGGATGACCGCAGCGGTATTTTTGTTCCTCTCTTATTTTGGCACAGATCAAAGTCAGGTGCAGCGCTACCTATCCGGACAAACACTTTCCCAGAGTCGGATGGGATTGATTATGAATGGCTTTTTGAAAATCCCGATGCAGTTCATCATTTTGTTTATCGGTGTGATGGTTTTTGTTTTTTACCAGTTTTTTCTTCCTCCAGTAGTTTTCAATAAGGTTCAAACCGATAAACTTCGTGCAAGTGAATATGCGGGTGAATTTGAAGGGTTGGAGCGTCGATATGAGGAGAATTTCGAAAAGAGCAAAGCTTCCTATCTGGAAATGCTTGAAGCTATACAGCTTCAGGATGAGGGAAAGGAAGCAGACATCCGTGAGAAGATAATAGGACTGAAATCCGAACAGAATTCCATCCGTGATGAGGTTAAAGATTTAATTGTGACAAACGATCCAGTTGCTGAAACTCGGGATACGGATTATGTTTTCATGCGCTTTGTGATGGATCATCTGCCTAAGGGAGTCATAGGATTGCTTTTCGCAGTAATTTTCTCGGCGGCTATGTCTTCAACAGCATCAGAATTGAACGCCCTCGGATCTACCAGTACAGTAGATTTATACAAAAGGTCAATCAATAGAAATGGTAGTGACAAACATTATTTGAAATCCTCAAAGTTATTTACCGCTTTCTGGGGGCTAGGTGCCATTCTCTTTGCTACCTATGCTTCTTTATTTGAAAATCTTATTCAGGCAGTGAATTTATTGGGCTCATTGTTTTACGGCACTATTCTAGGGATATTTTTGGTTGCTTTTTTCATGAAATGGGTGAAAGGTCAGGCGGTATTTATCAGCGCATTGCTATCCCAGGCGCTTGTTTTATTTGTCCACTTTCAGAATGGTGATGTAGTGGATGGCAATCTTTGGGATATAGGATACCTCTGGTACAATCCCATCGGGTGTTTATCGGTTATGTTGTTAGCAGCACTTATTCAGCTGGTAATCCCGCCAAAAACTCCTAAAACAAGCTGA
- a CDS encoding DUF2911 domain-containing protein, giving the protein MKQKIAFTLTFLLCSIISFAQQIQMPQASPSAKIAQKVGLTDVTVDYSRPSTKGRKIFGELVPYGQIWRTGANGATVLSFSTDVIIGGKTIPAGQYALYAIPGKSEWTMILCKNTELWGAIGYDQADDMLRFSAKPKKLKKKEETFEISFANMTDTGSDLSLRWEKTQVDFRIETQVDPLVMSQIKEYVIDNNTTDPSLLYSAASYYYTNKKDMTQAYKWISESVKDDPKYWTMHLKAKIEASIGEKTTAVETAQEAKKLAQEAGNPDYVALNERLIKTLK; this is encoded by the coding sequence ATGAAACAAAAAATCGCATTTACTTTGACTTTTTTGCTATGCAGCATTATTTCTTTTGCACAGCAAATCCAAATGCCTCAGGCATCTCCATCTGCCAAAATTGCCCAAAAGGTAGGCCTAACGGATGTGACAGTGGACTACAGCCGACCCAGTACTAAGGGACGGAAAATTTTCGGGGAGCTGGTGCCCTATGGGCAGATCTGGAGAACTGGAGCTAATGGCGCTACAGTCCTTTCTTTTTCCACTGATGTGATTATAGGAGGCAAAACAATCCCGGCAGGCCAGTATGCACTTTACGCTATTCCAGGTAAATCTGAGTGGACAATGATTCTTTGCAAGAATACCGAATTATGGGGAGCTATAGGCTATGACCAAGCAGATGATATGCTTAGGTTCAGCGCTAAGCCTAAAAAACTGAAAAAGAAGGAGGAAACATTTGAAATCAGCTTTGCCAATATGACGGATACAGGTTCTGACCTTTCACTAAGATGGGAAAAGACACAAGTTGATTTCAGAATCGAAACACAGGTGGACCCACTGGTAATGTCACAGATCAAAGAGTATGTAATAGACAATAATACCACTGACCCCAGCCTGCTGTATTCTGCAGCTAGCTATTACTATACGAATAAAAAAGACATGACTCAAGCCTACAAATGGATAAGTGAGTCGGTGAAAGATGATCCTAAATACTGGACTATGCACCTGAAAGCGAAAATAGAAGCTTCAATAGGAGAAAAAACCACTGCGGTGGAAACAGCACAGGAAGCAAAAAAACTCGCGCAGGAAGCTGGAAACCCGGACTATGTAGCACTGAACGAGCGACTCATCAAAACTTTAAAATAA
- a CDS encoding glyoxylate/hydroxypyruvate reductase A, whose product MSLAIISPGKNPDVWIKEFRALAPDLTIEVYPEIKEPEKVAYVFLWQHPEGILSDFPQLKLISSMGAGVDHILRDKTIPDSLPIVRIVDEKLTFSMTNYVVMGVLNFHRQTLRYQINQSQKIWDMSNPELEVTIGVMGVGALGKDVMDKLDYMGFPVVGFGSSEKSDFEYPYYAGDKLEEFLQQVNVLVCLLPLTPDTENILDLALFEKCNPGTYLINVARGKHLVEEDLVTAIEKGYLSGAMLDVYREEPLPEEHPFWNNPKITMTPHIASVTNPQAAAPQVIENISRMREGKELVNVVDRKRGY is encoded by the coding sequence ATGAGTTTAGCAATTATTAGCCCCGGCAAAAATCCGGATGTTTGGATTAAAGAATTTAGAGCCCTGGCACCAGATCTGACTATAGAAGTATATCCAGAAATCAAGGAGCCTGAAAAAGTAGCATATGTTTTCCTCTGGCAGCACCCGGAAGGTATACTTTCGGATTTTCCTCAGCTTAAACTGATCAGTTCCATGGGAGCCGGAGTAGATCATATTCTGCGGGATAAGACTATCCCGGATTCCCTGCCAATAGTGCGGATCGTGGATGAAAAGCTCACCTTTTCCATGACGAATTACGTGGTGATGGGAGTTCTCAATTTTCATCGACAGACGCTACGCTACCAGATCAATCAATCTCAAAAAATCTGGGATATGAGCAACCCCGAACTGGAGGTGACCATAGGTGTGATGGGAGTAGGGGCATTGGGTAAAGACGTGATGGATAAACTGGACTATATGGGGTTCCCTGTAGTCGGGTTCGGATCATCAGAAAAATCGGATTTTGAATATCCCTATTACGCTGGGGATAAGCTAGAGGAGTTTTTACAGCAGGTAAATGTGTTAGTCTGCTTGTTGCCCCTCACTCCGGATACCGAAAACATATTGGACTTAGCATTATTTGAAAAGTGTAATCCTGGCACCTACCTCATCAATGTAGCTCGTGGTAAGCATCTGGTAGAAGAGGACTTGGTGACAGCTATAGAAAAAGGATATCTTTCTGGAGCTATGTTGGATGTGTATAGAGAGGAGCCCTTGCCAGAGGAACATCCATTTTGGAATAATCCGAAGATCACCATGACTCCTCATATAGCCAGTGTGACCAATCCGCAGGCGGCAGCGCCGCAGGTGATAGAAAACATCAGTCGTATGAGGGAAGGTAAAGAATTGGTAAATGTAGTGGATCGAAAACGTGGATACTAA
- a CDS encoding universal stress protein — MDKTFKILCPTDFSECSLNAIEYATKLGEKYQADLVLFHVLNREDYEKLSPQDTSGKHQMAFVMGKLKNLQEAVLGEGIANGLKSCSTVVKEGSIVKQTLDFATEIDADLLVVGTEGVNDFRENMIGSRASRLVEKSDRDILVVPRKVYFRAPRKLVYASDYLEEDKVAIQKIVEVARFFDSEIDLVHVSSTHKALDKSLHLTMVEEIKPFVKYDKVNFVLKSYKDEVALGLENYLQTAKGDMLVTLSEKKSFFDQIFSKNLSKKMTYFINKPLWVIKSF, encoded by the coding sequence ATGGATAAGACATTTAAAATTTTGTGCCCTACCGATTTTTCAGAATGCTCTCTCAATGCAATAGAGTATGCTACCAAATTGGGTGAAAAATACCAAGCAGATTTAGTCCTTTTTCATGTGCTGAATAGGGAGGACTATGAGAAATTGTCTCCTCAGGATACTTCTGGTAAGCATCAGATGGCTTTCGTAATGGGAAAATTGAAAAACCTGCAGGAAGCAGTACTCGGAGAAGGAATTGCTAATGGCCTTAAATCCTGTTCTACTGTAGTGAAAGAGGGGAGTATAGTAAAGCAGACCTTGGATTTCGCTACTGAAATAGATGCTGATTTGTTGGTAGTAGGTACAGAGGGAGTAAATGATTTCAGGGAAAATATGATCGGTTCCCGTGCCAGTAGATTAGTTGAAAAATCAGATCGGGATATTCTGGTGGTTCCCAGAAAAGTGTATTTCAGGGCTCCGCGTAAGCTTGTATATGCCAGTGATTACCTGGAGGAGGATAAGGTAGCTATCCAGAAAATAGTAGAAGTAGCTAGGTTCTTCGATTCTGAGATTGACCTGGTTCATGTGAGCTCTACGCACAAAGCACTTGACAAATCCCTTCACTTGACTATGGTGGAGGAAATCAAGCCGTTTGTGAAATATGATAAAGTTAATTTTGTCTTGAAATCCTATAAGGATGAGGTGGCGCTGGGGCTGGAGAACTACCTTCAGACTGCCAAGGGTGATATGTTGGTGACCTTGAGCGAAAAAAAGAGCTTTTTTGATCAGATTTTTTCGAAAAACCTCTCAAAAAAAATGACCTATTTTATCAATAAACCCCTGTGGGTGATTAAGTCTTTCTGA
- a CDS encoding tetratricopeptide repeat protein: protein MNFEKGIELYKSGKFEEALLIFDELVKSSPNQPQVHLNRGRILSRMGRTTEALVEFDLITSLEPYNTDYISDRAVVLHLLKRNEEALSELDRAANLDPKNPYRYSSRAYLKDRIGDLEGAIADYEKAIELDPEDAVSHNNKGLVEEKLGYQDRSKKSFEKADDLVGYNPAETSNPNQKTDEESSDLPEIGSQPNKKPLAPVKKKELTFNHFLNTLGSVFNNAQTRKEFTDYLKGFFGGKKSD, encoded by the coding sequence ATGAACTTCGAAAAAGGTATAGAATTATATAAATCCGGGAAATTTGAAGAGGCTTTGCTAATCTTTGACGAGTTGGTAAAAAGCAGCCCAAACCAACCTCAGGTACATCTCAATCGTGGACGGATTCTGTCTCGTATGGGACGCACAACAGAAGCGTTAGTGGAATTTGACCTGATTACATCACTGGAACCGTACAATACGGATTATATCTCTGACCGGGCTGTGGTTTTGCATTTACTGAAGAGAAATGAAGAGGCACTATCCGAGCTCGACCGGGCTGCGAATCTAGACCCCAAAAACCCTTATCGCTATAGTAGTCGGGCCTATCTGAAAGACAGGATCGGCGATTTGGAAGGCGCTATTGCAGATTACGAAAAAGCAATAGAACTGGATCCTGAGGATGCCGTCTCCCATAATAACAAGGGGTTGGTCGAGGAGAAACTTGGATACCAAGACAGATCTAAGAAAAGTTTTGAAAAGGCTGATGACCTAGTGGGCTACAACCCTGCGGAAACTTCTAATCCAAATCAAAAAACAGATGAGGAAAGCTCTGACCTTCCAGAAATAGGTTCACAGCCTAATAAAAAACCTTTAGCGCCAGTTAAAAAGAAAGAGCTGACTTTTAATCACTTTTTAAACACACTAGGTTCTGTCTTCAATAATGCACAAACCAGAAAAGAATTCACTGATTATTTAAAAGGATTTTTTGGAGGGAAAAAGAGTGACTAA
- the holA gene encoding DNA polymerase III subunit delta — protein sequence MPQNPQTVLKDLNAKKFAPIYFLDGEEPYFIDQITAFIEKNAIAEHERGFNQIVLYGKDANVGLILNNARKFPMMADRQVVIVKEAQSLPDLSKEDSQKLLVSYVQNPLPSTILVFAHKYKKLDGRSALYKELDKKAVYVRSEKVKDYKLTDWIEGFIKETEHAIDNRAAQLLADSIGNNLEVLSNEIGKMLINFREPTKITTDHISKYVGINKDYNNFEFLKAIGFKDVVKANHIIHYFIQNPKANPVIPMFSLMFNYFTRIALIHQAKKSGAGEQQLASLLGLPPFVVKEYLVASRNYNLGKVIDVFAYIKEADLRFKGVDSGSMSEAENLRELVYKILH from the coding sequence ATGCCTCAAAATCCACAAACCGTACTTAAAGACCTGAACGCAAAAAAGTTTGCACCCATTTATTTTTTGGATGGGGAAGAGCCTTACTTTATTGATCAGATTACAGCTTTTATAGAAAAGAATGCTATCGCTGAGCATGAAAGGGGTTTTAACCAGATAGTGCTTTATGGAAAGGATGCAAATGTGGGGTTGATCCTGAACAATGCAAGGAAATTCCCTATGATGGCGGATCGGCAGGTGGTGATTGTGAAAGAAGCCCAAAGTTTGCCAGATCTTAGCAAGGAGGATTCCCAGAAGTTGTTGGTAAGCTATGTGCAAAATCCGCTGCCGAGTACGATTCTGGTCTTTGCGCATAAGTATAAAAAGCTGGACGGAAGAAGTGCCCTATATAAGGAGTTGGATAAAAAGGCTGTCTATGTACGCTCTGAAAAAGTCAAGGATTATAAATTGACAGATTGGATAGAGGGATTTATCAAAGAAACAGAGCACGCTATCGATAACCGTGCCGCTCAGCTCTTGGCAGATTCCATAGGCAATAATCTGGAAGTACTTTCCAACGAAATTGGGAAAATGCTGATCAATTTCCGGGAGCCCACAAAAATCACCACCGATCATATCTCCAAATATGTTGGGATCAATAAGGATTACAACAATTTTGAATTTTTAAAAGCTATAGGGTTTAAGGATGTGGTAAAGGCTAATCATATCATCCATTACTTTATCCAAAATCCTAAGGCCAATCCTGTGATTCCGATGTTTTCCCTGATGTTCAATTATTTCACAAGGATAGCGCTCATACATCAGGCTAAGAAATCCGGGGCCGGCGAGCAGCAACTTGCCAGCCTTTTGGGACTACCACCTTTTGTGGTCAAAGAATATTTAGTGGCGTCCAGAAACTATAATTTGGGCAAGGTAATTGATGTATTCGCGTACATCAAAGAGGCTGATCTTCGTTTCAAAGGAGTTGACTCCGGAAGTATGAGCGAAGCTGAAAACCTCCGCGAACTTGTTTACAAGATTTTGCACTGA
- a CDS encoding tetratricopeptide repeat protein, with protein MKHHFVLLAGLLVPSLGLSLEAFSQSTLYQTSPQQKLDHNLELFDKQLYSASIYDHTRLLEKPTTSGQAKTAELNRAMAALKLESPDGAGLMKKYIYDHGNDPSVTTAGLYLGDHFFFKRNFSEAIESYQLVEVEKLPVESQAEVLFKKGYSHFQLNQYAEAAPYFDSGKALNQQASFDSYYYSGFIAMENGNTSKAIADLQTASQSAYYANKVPYLLAALYYKQGSYDQLISYAEPKLTNGQNLEKKEVIYLYLAEAYYAKKNFAKAAENYDAFINSRKGELGREEIYKAGISQFEIQNYQRATDYLKASASATDEIGQASSYYLAQAYLKLENYQFASTSFQSASKSDFNPAIKEESIFNYAKVNLQKGSFQSAITALDEYVDAYPSGKYRSEAESLLSEALVNTNDYLRAIDQMDKISNKSPRIQEAYQKVAFYQAMAYYRDQKFNPALAYLDKSLKFPVDKSLVLDSHFWKGEINSAASNLPQAIKAYEQVINNRPSGASGTVAKTYYGLGYAYFNSQQYAKAEEQFRKFTENRQIIANKQQYDDAVLRLGDCYYVQKRFNESASTFQKAINEGNSGVDYAYYRLAVVQNFQSRNQEALGHLDALISRYPTSLYLEDALYQRGQIYMEESSYQAASVSFSDLLSTRPNSPFVPYALEGRAVANFSLQNYDQTVKDYSTILNSHPNSENAETALKGLQETLAIQGRSGEFSDYLTQYKGANPSNGSVQSLEFEAAKSTYLDKNFAQATRSFESYLKNYPQSAQRSDAIYFLGDSYLQMGDTEKALAQFRTLEKEPASPQRIRAMQKIGVIELERKNFAQAIPYLETSVQNARSKPEEAEAVQGLMIANFETKNYQQAITQAERLSTLDGVIPESSPKALLIKAKSQNALNQKGQAELTLTALVGDYKTEQGAEGLYLLASALQEKGEIQQSNELIFDQSGPFVNYDYWYGRIFLLLADNYVKSGEDFQAKATLESIVENSTNTEIKEMAQSKLQSLN; from the coding sequence ATGAAACATCACTTTGTGCTCCTTGCGGGCCTGCTCGTGCCGAGCCTAGGACTTAGTTTGGAGGCGTTTTCCCAATCTACCCTCTATCAGACTAGTCCGCAACAGAAGCTAGACCATAACTTAGAGCTTTTTGATAAGCAGCTTTATTCTGCAAGTATCTACGACCACACCCGACTTTTGGAAAAGCCCACAACCTCTGGCCAGGCTAAAACTGCTGAGCTGAACAGAGCTATGGCGGCACTGAAGTTGGAAAGTCCAGATGGGGCAGGGTTGATGAAAAAGTATATTTATGATCATGGAAATGACCCTTCGGTAACTACAGCCGGATTGTATCTGGGCGATCATTTCTTCTTCAAAAGGAATTTTTCAGAGGCCATAGAAAGCTATCAGTTGGTCGAGGTGGAAAAACTTCCTGTTGAAAGTCAGGCCGAAGTGCTTTTCAAGAAAGGATATTCACATTTCCAGCTCAACCAATACGCAGAGGCTGCACCTTACTTCGATTCGGGAAAAGCACTGAATCAGCAGGCAAGTTTTGATTCTTACTATTACAGTGGATTTATTGCTATGGAAAACGGCAATACCTCCAAAGCTATTGCTGACCTACAGACAGCTTCACAATCTGCTTATTATGCCAATAAGGTTCCTTATTTATTGGCTGCGCTTTATTATAAGCAGGGGAGTTATGATCAGTTGATCAGCTATGCGGAGCCGAAGTTGACCAACGGGCAAAATCTTGAGAAAAAAGAAGTGATCTATCTCTATCTCGCAGAGGCTTATTACGCGAAGAAAAACTTTGCAAAAGCAGCCGAAAACTATGATGCCTTCATCAATTCCCGCAAGGGGGAACTCGGGAGAGAGGAAATCTATAAAGCTGGGATTTCCCAGTTTGAAATCCAAAACTATCAACGGGCTACCGACTATCTAAAAGCATCTGCTTCAGCTACTGATGAGATTGGCCAGGCTTCAAGCTACTATCTGGCTCAGGCATATTTGAAGCTGGAAAATTATCAGTTTGCATCCACCAGCTTCCAGTCAGCATCAAAATCTGATTTCAATCCTGCTATCAAAGAAGAATCAATATTCAATTATGCTAAAGTAAACTTGCAGAAAGGAAGCTTTCAGTCTGCGATTACCGCTTTAGATGAATATGTGGATGCTTATCCATCAGGGAAGTATCGATCAGAAGCTGAAAGCCTACTTTCTGAAGCACTGGTAAACACCAACGATTACCTAAGGGCTATCGATCAGATGGATAAGATTTCGAATAAATCTCCCAGGATCCAGGAAGCTTACCAAAAAGTAGCCTTCTATCAGGCTATGGCTTACTATAGAGATCAGAAATTCAACCCGGCCTTAGCCTATTTGGATAAATCACTGAAGTTTCCAGTAGATAAAAGTCTGGTATTGGACTCACATTTCTGGAAAGGGGAAATAAATTCAGCCGCCAGTAATCTGCCGCAGGCCATCAAAGCTTACGAACAGGTAATCAACAATCGTCCTTCCGGTGCGAGTGGGACGGTAGCCAAAACTTACTATGGCCTTGGATATGCTTATTTCAATTCCCAGCAATACGCCAAAGCTGAAGAACAGTTTAGGAAATTTACAGAAAACAGACAGATCATTGCCAATAAGCAGCAATACGATGATGCTGTTTTGAGATTGGGGGATTGCTATTATGTGCAGAAAAGATTCAATGAGTCAGCTTCAACTTTCCAGAAGGCAATCAATGAAGGTAATTCTGGAGTAGATTATGCCTATTACAGATTGGCAGTGGTGCAGAATTTTCAGTCAAGGAATCAGGAAGCCCTAGGTCACCTGGACGCCTTGATTTCCAGGTATCCAACTAGTCTTTATTTGGAAGATGCGCTTTACCAGCGTGGGCAGATATATATGGAAGAAAGCAGCTATCAGGCGGCTTCAGTGTCCTTCTCCGATCTGCTGAGCACAAGGCCTAACAGTCCCTTTGTCCCATATGCATTAGAAGGAAGAGCTGTTGCAAACTTCTCCCTGCAGAATTACGATCAGACGGTAAAAGATTACAGCACCATATTAAATAGCCATCCTAATTCAGAAAATGCTGAAACAGCGCTAAAAGGACTTCAGGAAACCCTGGCAATTCAAGGTAGATCTGGGGAGTTTTCCGATTATCTGACCCAGTATAAAGGGGCAAATCCTAGCAATGGAAGTGTGCAGTCTTTGGAATTTGAAGCTGCAAAAAGCACCTACCTAGACAAGAACTTTGCGCAGGCTACACGAAGCTTTGAAAGTTACCTGAAGAATTATCCGCAATCTGCTCAGCGTTCTGATGCAATATACTTTTTGGGAGACAGCTACCTGCAGATGGGAGATACCGAAAAAGCACTAGCGCAATTCAGAACCTTGGAAAAAGAACCCGCTTCTCCTCAGAGAATCCGTGCGATGCAGAAGATAGGTGTGATAGAATTAGAAAGGAAGAATTTTGCGCAAGCTATCCCTTACTTGGAGACCTCTGTGCAGAACGCAAGAAGCAAACCTGAGGAAGCTGAAGCTGTTCAGGGCTTGATGATTGCAAATTTTGAAACTAAAAACTATCAGCAGGCTATCACCCAGGCTGAGCGACTCTCAACGTTGGATGGAGTGATTCCTGAATCCTCTCCTAAAGCTTTGCTGATCAAAGCCAAATCCCAAAATGCCCTGAATCAAAAGGGGCAGGCTGAGCTGACTTTGACGGCTCTGGTGGGAGATTACAAAACAGAACAGGGTGCGGAGGGGCTATATCTACTTGCGTCCGCATTACAGGAAAAAGGGGAAATACAACAATCGAATGAATTGATATTCGATCAGTCAGGCCCATTTGTCAATTACGATTACTGGTATGGAAGAATATTCCTCCTGTTGGCTGACAATTATGTGAAAAGCGGTGAGGACTTTCAGGCTAAAGCTACCCTGGAATCAATTGTAGAGAACTCTACCAATACTGAAATAAAAGAAATGGCTCAATCCAAACTTCAAAGCCTTAATTAA
- a CDS encoding TonB-dependent receptor — translation MMKLAKTILLTGIIGLTSGWAMAQTQGRGAVTDQEFVIRKDRVLTVPVQPRMYEKLPVLPKPSGLNEYTYMVSSYPLNIKPLDLKAEPSQKVYTPGRFDLYPGYIRAGYGNFASPLLEARYMGTEISDFNYSLQLNHQSFGKGPVLGEESKEAHTNLGFDGSYFTDFFEVFGGVSWNQDSYRFYGEDPNFLVDENGMFTGFDGNVLQAVEVKAGIRELEKVGPFSYEGQLSFRNFNDSYLVKENQIGVEASGTFRPNDDWAGRVGLSYFTTKPQDLNYSENRTYFAIRPTVSYKYEAFNFTAGLNLVSENDLLENKSSDFHVFPVLKANYQFAEEFGFFGEFSGDVQRNTYYSFVNENPFLGPSDQLLNTVQNYKIEAGIIGQFQGAFSYRAAANVSRYNQIHFFVNNYTNNLVTTDSARFSLVYDDKTTVYNINAELGYKFSDIYSLNGRLDLYQYDLSTQAEAWHRPVWEMRVNNQLTPIDRLIVQANLNLMGGVKARGHDLNDILGQETSTGPFEVVKLNTIADLQLKADYGITDRISIFAEGNNLLNGKNMRWLNYPVRGIQFIGGASFKF, via the coding sequence ATGATGAAGCTAGCTAAAACTATCCTTTTGACAGGGATTATAGGTTTGACATCCGGATGGGCTATGGCCCAGACCCAAGGAAGGGGTGCTGTGACCGATCAGGAGTTTGTCATCCGAAAGGACCGGGTGCTTACAGTCCCAGTACAGCCAAGAATGTACGAGAAGCTTCCGGTGCTGCCAAAGCCTTCAGGACTGAACGAATATACCTATATGGTATCGAGTTATCCTTTGAACATCAAACCGCTGGATCTGAAAGCTGAACCATCACAAAAGGTCTATACACCTGGGCGGTTCGATTTATATCCAGGATATATCAGAGCAGGATACGGGAATTTTGCCTCCCCGCTTCTGGAGGCAAGATATATGGGGACGGAAATTTCCGATTTCAATTACTCCCTTCAGTTGAATCACCAGAGTTTTGGTAAAGGCCCTGTGTTGGGTGAGGAGTCTAAAGAAGCCCATACCAATCTGGGATTTGATGGGAGTTACTTCACTGATTTCTTTGAGGTTTTTGGTGGAGTGAGTTGGAATCAGGACAGTTATAGGTTTTATGGGGAAGATCCCAATTTTCTAGTGGATGAAAATGGCATGTTTACCGGTTTTGATGGAAATGTGCTACAGGCAGTTGAGGTGAAAGCAGGTATCCGGGAGTTGGAAAAAGTGGGGCCGTTTAGCTACGAAGGTCAGTTAAGCTTTAGGAATTTCAACGATAGCTACTTGGTCAAAGAGAACCAGATAGGAGTAGAAGCCAGTGGTACTTTCAGACCTAATGATGACTGGGCTGGAAGAGTTGGACTTTCGTATTTCACTACCAAGCCACAGGATCTAAACTATTCTGAAAACAGAACATATTTTGCTATCCGCCCTACGGTTTCCTATAAATACGAGGCATTTAATTTCACAGCAGGACTAAATCTAGTATCTGAAAATGATTTGCTGGAAAATAAATCCAGCGATTTCCATGTCTTCCCTGTACTAAAAGCCAATTACCAGTTTGCTGAGGAATTTGGCTTCTTTGGAGAGTTTTCCGGGGATGTTCAGCGAAATACCTATTACAGTTTTGTAAATGAAAACCCGTTTTTGGGTCCAAGTGATCAATTGCTCAATACGGTGCAAAATTATAAAATTGAAGCAGGGATCATAGGGCAGTTTCAGGGAGCTTTCAGCTATCGCGCTGCTGCTAACGTGAGCCGATACAATCAGATACACTTCTTCGTGAATAATTACACCAATAACTTGGTTACCACTGATTCAGCGCGCTTCAGCCTGGTCTATGATGATAAGACGACCGTTTACAATATCAATGCTGAATTAGGCTATAAGTTCTCGGATATTTACTCCCTAAATGGAAGGCTGGATCTATACCAATATGATCTGAGCACACAGGCAGAAGCATGGCATAGACCTGTATGGGAAATGAGAGTAAACAACCAGCTTACTCCAATAGACCGATTGATCGTACAAGCAAACTTAAACCTAATGGGAGGGGTGAAGGCCCGTGGGCATGACTTAAATGATATTCTGGGTCAAGAAACTTCTACAGGCCCTTTTGAGGTGGTTAAATTGAACACTATTGCTGATTTGCAACTGAAAGCGGATTACGGGATCACGGATAGGATTTCCATTTTTGCCGAAGGCAATAATTTATTAAACGGTAAAAACATGCGTTGGCTAAATTATCCTGTACGGGGAATACAATTCATCGGCGGAGCATCTTTCAAATTCTAA